From Penaeus vannamei isolate JL-2024 chromosome 12, ASM4276789v1, whole genome shotgun sequence, the proteins below share one genomic window:
- the LOC138863461 gene encoding dynein heavy chain-like — protein sequence MYSVNFIHVKVYMYSVNYIHVKVYMYGVNYIHVKVYMYSVNYIHVKVYMYSVNYIPVKVYMYSVNYIHIKVYMYSVNYRHVRVYMYSVNYIPVKVYMYSVNYIHVKLYMYSVNYITVKVHMHSVNYRHVKVYMYSVNYIHVKVYMYSVNYIHVKVYMYSVN from the coding sequence ATGTACAGTGTGAACTTCATACACGTGAAAGTATACATGTACAGTGTGAACTACATACACGTTAAAGTATACATGTACGGTGTGAACTACATACACGTTAAAGTATACATGTACAGTGTGAACTACATACACGTGAAAGTATACATGTACAGTGTGAACTACATACCCGTTAAAGTATACATGTACAGTGTGAACTACATACACATTAAAGTATACATGTACAGTGTGAACTACAGACACGTTAGAGTATACATGTACAGTGTAAACTACATACCCGTTAAAGTATACATGTACAGTGTGAACTACATACACGTTAAACTATACATGTACAGTGTGAACTACATAACCGTTAAAGTACACATGCACAGTGTGAACTACAGACACGTGAAAGTATACATGTACAGTGTGAACTACATACACGTTAAAGTATACATGTACAGTGTGAACTACATACACGTTAAAGTATACATGTACAGTGTGAACTAA